In Scylla paramamosain isolate STU-SP2022 chromosome 16, ASM3559412v1, whole genome shotgun sequence, the genomic window GGATGCCAGATCGCCTACAGGAGACCTGGTGCTGGACGGGATACGCACAGCAGCTCGAGAGGATGTGATCTACACCAGACTACTTGAGTGCGTAACCCGAGGCTTCCCCTCTACCCACGACAGCCTAGACCCTGCCTTACGGCCCTACTGGAAGGAGCGTCACAACCTCTACCACGACGACGAGCTTGTTCTTCTCGGGCCCCGCATTGTGGTTCCCTCCACCCTTCGACGTGAGGTCTTGGCGCGGCTTCATGACAGCCACCGCGGAGTGGAGGCCACGAAGCGCCGTGCGCGTCAGACAGTGTGGTGGCCCGGGATCAACTCAGACATCACCAACGTAGTAAGGGCGTGCAAGCCGTGCCAGGTGTTGCAGCCAAGCCAGCAGCGGGAACCCCTGATGACTGAGGAAGTGCCTTCCAGGCCGTTCGAGTGTGTGTCTGCAGACTTTTTCAGCACGGCGGGGAAGTCCTTCCTCGTGTACGCAGACAGGCTCTCGGGGTGGCCTGTGGTGGCTTTGTGTGGGTCTGACACCACCGCCTCCGCCACCATCGCCTTCTTCAGGAGGTTCTTTCGAGACCTTGGTGTACCTGTGCGACTTCGGACTGATGGGGGCCCGCAATTTACCAGCCGCGACTTTCAAGACTTTCTGCGTCGCTGGGGCGTGCGGCACGAGGTTTCTTCGCCGCATTACCCCCAGAGCAACGGCCACGCTGAGGCAGCAGTTAAGTCGGTGAAGCAGCTGGTGATGAAGACGGCCCCTTCTGGCACGCTCACCGAGGACTTCGACCGCGGGCTGCTGGAGTTACGAAACACACCGCGACAGGACGGCCGTTCTCCTGCCCAGGTGTTGTTCGGCCACCCGCTACGCTCCTGCGTCCCCGCCCACAGCGTCTCCTTCACGGCTGAGTGGCAAGAGAGGACGGAGGAGTGTGATCGTCGTGCTGCCGCGCGGACCGAAGCTGTCAAGGAACGCTATGACGCCCACGCCCGCCCCCTGCCACCACTTGACCTTGGCGCCCACGTCAGGCTCCAAGATCCCGTCACTAAGTGATGGGATAAAGTGGGCGTAGTCATGGGGATTGGCAAGAGCCGCGACTACCTGGTGAAGACTACCGCTGGACGCGTATTGTGGCGGAATCGCCGCTTCATTCGTGTGGTCCCTGCCCCATCTACCGCGGAAAGAGACAGTCACGACGGGCAGCCCTTACACCCCCCAGCTCAGAAGATCCCCGATCCCGCCACCCCAAACGCACGCCGACGCCGCCGTTGGGAAGCCGACGGACCCATACGCCGCTCAGCGCGTATAGCCTTACGTTCATAGCTAGTTAATGAacgtgaagaggaagggggagatgtgTGAAGTATGAATGCTTCATTGTTACGGGGCTTCACTGTATTGGTTAGGGTTCATAGTTTGTATTGGTTTCATGCTTCACTGTTTCACTAGTGTTTACTTCGCCCCTTGCTCTGTATTAATCATTGAGTTCTGTACCACGCCGCCACCGGCTCGCACCTACGTACTTGTACCTGTCTACACATTAAAAGCACTGGGAACTTGTGACTTTataaatttttgaaagatcagaagtcaggcaatTTGTGGTTTCcctacgtgaaatgtttacttcctgaatggaCGTCgtcgaaaagacgtggaaaagtgcagtttggtgtcatcagcgtaggagtggataggacaagaagtttagtttagatttttgatgaataataagaagagagtgggtgacaggacagaaccctgaggaacaccattgttaatagatttaggagaacagtgactatctaccacagcagtaatagaacggtcagaaaggaaacttgagatgcaGTTACAGAGACAAGGATATGATCAGTATAAGGGTAGCTTGGACATTAAAGATTTTTGTTAGACTTTATCAGAACCTTgtcatatgtctaaggcaacaacaaaacttttaccaaaatctctaaaagagaaaaTCACCATTAGAACGGCATTGacagaatccatactggcgatcagatacaggctgtgaagtgatagattttcAAGAATGTTGCTTTTGATGATAgcctcaaaaactttagataggcaggaaattaaagcaatagaacggtactTTCAGCTGTTAGAATGGTTACCCAttctaggaacaggctgaatgtaagcacttccagcaagaaggaaaggtagatgttgattgACAAAGtcgaaagagtttgactaggcaaggtgcaagcacggaaacACAGATTCGAAGAGCActaagagggaccccattaaGTCCATAAGGCTTCCGAGAGTTAAGGCAAGCAAAGGTATGTAAACAACACTGCAAAGAAACTTAATGGATAGCATGGAGTAGtttgagggtggaggagagagagaaataagtccTAAATTATTcaacatagattttttttttttttttaggaaaggtttgagcgaagagttctgCTTTAGAAAAGGTGAGATGCAGTGGTACCATTAggtagaaatgaaagagagaatgattaagaagtaaagttattggatatgtttttagctaggtgccagaaattgCGAGGTGAGTTCGATATTGAATAAAAAATGTTGAcagtttctattaatgaagatttTGTCTAGCTGGAAAAAAGACTGGCATGaatctgggcagaaatataaagcacatgagattcacATGAGATGAAGTACCTTTCGTGGgtcatctctctatcatatatagcacaagAACTGGCTGTGTTAAACGAAGATTTGGAAGATTTATGTTGAGAGAAAATtcagaaatgtacgcctccatgccatgtcgttgcacacataaacgtaacatccagctttgaattgaaaatgaagatggaaaaagtaggaggaggcagtagacacctgccgaaatgataatttcACTTCACGGTAGTTAACTGCGTCACGAGGTAGGCAATGAGAGATGCCAGTAGCGGACGCAGCAAGCCAGTCGACAGCGCGCGCTCGTCCAGTCCACACCTCTCCTCCGCTCACGACCTACCGTTCACCACCCGCCACCTGGGTTGTTCTAGGCGGGAGCCGCGGTGTGTTTGCTGCAGTTTTACTTGGCTTCATCTTCATTGGTTCGTGTCCAGCCATGGCGGACCGAGGCCTCAGTCGGGCAGGAACCCCCAAGCCCAGCCAGGACACGCCACGGCGTGCATCCAAGCCCAGCCAGGACACGCCACGGCGTGCACCCCAGCCCAGCCAGGACACGCCACGGCGTGCTTCCCAGGCCAGCCAGGACACGCCAAGgcgtgcttcctcctcctcatctgtctCACGGGACAGTTCACGGCCCAggcgtgatgatgatgaccggTTAAGGAAGGACAATAAGAGGACTGCTGTTGGTTTTGATGGGTCGTCCGTCAAGCGTCTTTGTGCTTCCAAACCACAACAACCGTCCGGCAGTCAACAACCGTCTGGCAGTCAACAACCGTCCGGCAATCAACAACCGCCTGGCAGTCTACAATCATTCGTCAGTCAACCCTGTTCGGACGAGGATCCTTCTGCTTCAGACAAGAAATTTGATATTCTCACCAATCTGTTGAGTGGTTTAGTTGAAAAACTAGACAACCGCATTACACGCAGTGCTTCGCCTTCACCGGTAGATTATGGTGGCTGTCATGAATTGTCCCCTTCTGATAATGAGGACGGTGAAGAGTCTGAGAGAGATGATCCAGACCCCCTAGATGGATTAGACACTATCTCCCCCTCTTTTTCCGGTAGCCAACCCGCTACCTCTGGTGATGACGCAGACTTCCTCCAAGCGTTGAGTGAATTGTCTGACAATTTTTTGGGCGAGGAAGCAAAAGGTGAACCAATTTCTGATTCACTTGCATCAATAGTCAATGCCAGCCTGAGGCGTCGTCCTGTGGCCGACATTGTAAAATCAACCACTAATAGGATTAAAATACCCAGCAATGTGCCCAATATGAAAGTTCCAGAGACTAACCCTCCCATTGTCAAAGCAATGAATACGGGAGGTAAACTTGTGGATGCTCGACTAACCCATATTAATGGACTGTTACTGAAAGCGCTTGTTCCCATTACTCAGTGCGTTAGTGAcgtgggggaaaggaaagggaaggcagtGAATTTTTACCTGGAAGGTTTAAATGATTGCCTTAGGCTACTAATCTCCGCCTTCAATTACACCAACCAGTTACGAAAGGAGGTGGCACGTGTTCACGTCAATGACACTGCTCTTGCAGAACTCTGTAAATGGGAGTGTGAAGTCGGTACTGACAAACTCTTCCCTTTCGACATTGTGAAGAAATGTGATGAAATGCATAGAACCAAGAAGCTGGGAAGGCCGTCCTTCCGCCCCTACAAGACCTCCAGAGGGAAGAGCTTATCCTTCGGTAGACAGGACCACAGGAGACCTTACAGCTCACGAGCCCGGTCAAAGCTTCCTTCAAGGCCTTTTTTAGGCCTGCGGCAGTCTTACGGGAGGAGGACGCAGCCATACAAACTTCCCCAGTAACGCCTCCCACAGTGCCTCCCACAGTAAGTCGCTGTACCTTACCTTGCTGCACCTTGATTAACACGCCAGATAACTTTGTGGCGGGTAAGACCTTCCTTTTTAGGCACAGTTGGCAGGTTTTTTCCAGGGACAAATAGATTCATGATGTGGTGCGGGGTAAATTGTTAGAGTTTGATGTTGTTCCTGTACAGTCTGAATTCCCCAGACCTCTCACCCTATCCATTACTGACAGGGAAGCCCTGGATAATGCTATGCTAACTTTCATACAACAGAAAGTGGTTGAGAGATGTTCCCATATATCAGACCTTGGTTTTTACTCAAATGTTTTCCCTACGAGAAAAAAGGATGGCACGGCTAGGGTTATTCTCAATTTAAAGAAACTAAATGACTTTGTGAAACATGTTCATTTCAAAATGAGTTCAATTAAGGAGGTACTTAGTTTACTTCAGGAAAATTGTTTTTTCATGACTATTGACTTCAAGGATGCATATTTTTCTGTTCGTATTCAGCCTGAGGATAGGAAATGGCTGCGCTTTATGTGGAATAACCAATCTTTCCAGTTTACCTGTCTTCCTCAGGGGCTTACATCTGCACCACGCATTTTCACTAAATTACTTAAACCTATCCTTTCTCACCTCAGGAAACTTGGGATATTGATTGTCTGTTACATTGATGACTGCATTCTCATGGCTTCTTCAGCTCAAGAGTTGGAAGACAATGCTATGTATGCCTTGCAGATGTTTGACTCTGTAGGTTTAACAGTCAATGTCAAAAAGTCTGTTTTGTCTCCTACTCAGGAAGTGGAGTTTTTGGGGATAATTCTAAATTCTGTCACGATGACTGCCTCTTTACCATCACGTCGTAAAGAGAGCATTAAAGCCCATGGTTTGAGTTTGCTTAGAGGTGGATCTACTCTACATGACTTGGCTGCGTTTATTGGTCTTGCCGTAGCCTCCGAAGCGGCGGTGAATCTAGCCCCCCCTCAGGTACAAATACCTGGAGATTGTTCGAAATAAGGAACTTACTCTGAGCAAAGGTAACTACAACTCTGTTATTTCACTTGATAGTCATGCTCGGGACATAATCCGGTGGTGGATTGATAACATcgactctcaaactaaatctcTGGTATCCTGCCCCCCAGATTTGGAAATTCACACTGATGCTTGCCTAACGGGTTGGGGGGCGAAGGTTGACGATGCTAGGACAGGAGGTCATTGGGCACATGCAGAATTAGATCACATAAATTGTCTGGAGCTTAAAGCCATCCTTTTGAGCCTAAGGTCCCTCTGCAAACGCTGCGAACAGACTCACATCCGTCTTCGGTCTGATAATTCTACCGCTATCGCCTGTATTAATCGCTGTGGCAGTACTAAATTGAGCCTTAATACCCTGACGGAACAGATTTTTGATTGGGCTGCGATGAGGGACATCACTTTATCTGCCGAGTATGTCAGGGGAATTGACAATGTTGAAGCGGATGCAGAGTCCAGAGTCCGGAACATTGACACTGAATGGATGCTGTTACCCTGTATTTTCAATAGGCTGTGTGAAGTATTCTTTTTTCCGGACATCGACCTATTTGCTTCACGTATTAATGCCCAGTTATCTTCATACGTTTCTTGGAAACCTGACCCTTATGCTTCATTTACCAATGCGTTCACGTTTCCCTGGTCTAATTGGAGATGTTacgctttccctcctttcagtgTCATTGGCCGGATGTTGGGAAAGATCCTGGAGGACAAGGCGACATCCCTGACTATTCTGCCGCTCTGGCCTACCCAGGTCTGGTTCCCGATGGCCCTCCGGTTACTGATTGCACCTCCCCGCCTTCTTCCTCGCGCTTCCTTAACACTACCCCAGGACCCGTCGCGAGTACATCCTCAGACCTCGAAGTTGATATTGTCAGCCATGATCCTCTCTGGCGATCCTTTGCATACAGAGGCCTTTCGCAGGAAGTTGCCGAATTTCTGCTTCAATCGTGGAGACAGAGCACGAAATTACAATATGGGCCGCATATCAAAAGAtggttgtgtttttgtgtcGGCAGGGAAATTAATCCTTTTCGACCACCTGTAAGTTGTTTGTTGGATTTCTTGTTGCAAGAATTTAGGAAGGAGACGGGACGGAGCTACAGTTCTTTGAATGTCGTTCGTTCTTCTATTTCTGCCATTGCTAATATAGATTCCAAACCCGCGGGCCAGCACCCTCTAGTCTGCAGGTTTATGAAGGCAGTTTTTCTATTAAGGCCATCTTTACCCCGTAACTGCTCTACGTGGGATCCAGATGTAGTCCTGACGCACATAAGATCTTTGGGGCAAAATGAGGGCCTGTCCATGATTCAGTTATCTGGGAAATTGGTCATGCTCATGCTCCTGGTATCCGGACAACGTGGCCATACTTTACATCTTTTGGACACTAGGAACATGACAGTTTCTCGTTCTGAGGTTTGTTTTCGAATAGGTGATCTTCTGAAAACTTCCAGACCTGGTGTTCATCTCTCTGAGCTTGTTTTTCCGGCTTATTCTCCAGACAAATGTTTATGTATATTCACCACTATTTGCTGTTCCTTGGAAAGGACTGCAGGGATTAGGGGCTCTATTACCAGGTTCTTTTTAACTACTAAGGCTCCCGTGCGGTTAGCGTCACGAGACACTATAAGACGCTGGACTAGGAATGTCATGAGGGATGCAGGTATTGATTTAACAATTTTCTCACCTCACTCCACCAGATCTGCCTCCTCCAGCAAGGCATCCCTGACTCTACCTGTCTCCACAATCATGGCCACTGTGGGGTGGTCGTGTGAGTCTGTTTTTGCTAAATTCTACAGGAGGCCGTTGTCCAAGCGGACAGATTTTGCTAGTGCAGTGTTGGGCTGAGGAGGTTTCCTTCTCTTGATTACTTGGGTATTTATTAaggtatacacatacatatagatTGTTGATTTGCACATGGATTGCAGCCTGTTCTATTATTTGTGTTGAGTTTCACTTCTGTACTACCTTATATCGTTACTTGGGAAATAAATGGTtattctttgtctatttttcttttgacaCCACTAAGGACTACGTTAGGTTTGAGGAATCACTCTTAAGCTCTCATTGCCTACCTCGTGACGCAGTTAACTACCGTGAAGTGAAATTATACGATTAAGCGAGTACTTACCGGTACGATGGTTGATCGTAATTTCACGAATAGTTAACTGCGTCACTGAGGTAGTAAAtgccctcccttttccctcccagtGTTTTGTCCCCTCGTTAGGTTCTTTCCTACTGATGTGCCTCCTTGTCAATGGTTGGCTGCTTCCTCAAACCTCTCTAAAGGACTGGCTTGCTGCGTCCGCTACTGGCATCTCTCATTTACTACCTCAGTGACGCAGTTAACTATTCGTGAAATTACGATCAACCATCGTACCGGTAAGTACTCGCTTAATcgtataattactcccagtgaggtctaaaacactgttcagggggtactgtgaatttatcattaaacccagctgtgacctcactgaacgtttccctttgtgtctcacaacacaagggggcagtcacagcctgccctattAAGacgactctcttcctccacacaaaagtacaaacacctaataacacacacacccttctctcaaaaagtttaaaatcatcatggcgactcctataccagcctcgaagtccccatctggggaggggaccataaatgtccccaggtcggactg contains:
- the LOC135108119 gene encoding uncharacterized protein LOC135108119 gives rise to the protein MPVADAASQSTARARPVHTSPPLTTYRSPPATWVVLGGSRGVFAAVLLGFIFIGSCPAMADRGLSRAGTPKPSQDTPRRASKPSQDTPRRAPQPSQDTPRRASQASQDTPRRASSSSSVSRDSSRPRRDDDDRLRKDNKRTAVGFDGSSVKRLCASKPQQPSGSQQPSGSQQPSGNQQPPGSLQSFVSQPCSDEDPSASDKKFDILTNLLSGLVEKLDNRITRSASPSPVDYGGCHELSPSDNEDGEESERDDPDPLDGLDTISPSFSGSQPATSGDDADFLQALSELSDNFLGEEAKGEPISDSLASIVNASLRRRPVADIVKSTTNRIKIPSNVPNMKVPETNPPIVKAMNTGGKLVDARLTHINGLLLKALVPITQCVSDVGERKGKAVNFYLEGLNDCLRLLISAFNYTNQLRKEVARVHVNDTALAELCKWECEVGTDKLFPFDIVKKCDEMHRTKKLGRPSFRPYKTSRGKSLSFGRQDHRRPYSSRARSKLPSRPFLGLRQSYGRRTQPYKLPQ